From the Anopheles merus strain MAF chromosome 2L, AmerM5.1, whole genome shotgun sequence genome, the window ATTTGAGCCATATTTTCATCATACACTAGTGAGTGCTCATTTCTTTCTGATTTCAACAGCTCCTGATATCTGGACAATGTCGTGTCCTTTTCTAGCAACAAATTCTGCAGCGAACCAATGGTGGTctagaaaagaaaagcaatggAAATATTGATTAAGCGCGATCTACACCTCTCCCGGGTAGTTCACTTGAATTCACTCTACTAAACGTACACTAAGAATGCTATCCTCAACGCGATCTTGCTTCGCAACGCTAGGAGACTGCGCTTGTTCCTTTAGCAATGATTCTTTCTCCTCTAAGGATTTTTCGAGCAACTTAATTCTTCCCTGACATTCAGACAGTCGACTTTCGGCTTCTAGTAGAAGCGCACTTCTCGTAGAAGCTAACATCATTGCCTGTTTCAGTTGCGATTCCAGCGATCTCTGGGCTACCGTTTGAACAGTAACAGCCATCTGCTCATTAATTTGCGCACCCGTTTGGCTATGTTCGCTTCTACCATCGAAATCGCTTATCGTATCACCAGATGAGCATCTTCTTGGTCCCTCACCCAGCGTATCCTCAATGATTGGAATCGTGTTGATACATTTGGATGACGTTTCTGAAAtgatttcaaatttattaataAGGCAAACGCTCTGTGGCCTACACCTGTGCTTGTGTACACTACTCACCAACTGCAACCTGCACAGCTTTATCGAAATACTTGTCACGATCTTGGCGCGATCGTTGAGCTTCCTCGCCAAACAGTAACTCCAGCGTATCCCAATGTCTGGTGTAATCGATTTCCTTCATTCTTAGCTGCTTATTTTCCCTCTGCAGCTGATCAACTTGCTCCTGACACAGTATCAGCTGCCTAGTTAAGTACTCACTTTGACTTTCGTATTTAATTAACTGAAAAGTTTTGATTGTTAGTAACATTGAATTTGTTGCATTGCATGCGTTGAAAAAGCTACCTACATTTATTTTGTCCTGTATCTGATTTCCCTCAAGATTATCCttcaattttgcaaatatACGTTCGTACTCTTCGTTCCGCATTTGATGCTGATATTTCCTCTGCTCCTCCGTTAGACTCTCGCGCAATTCTAGCGCCTTTGTGTACATCTTTACAAATTCCGGAATGGCAGAAGTCGGTAAGTATGAGTGATGGCCTATCGTTAAGAGCTGCAAGCTTTTCTTCAAAAATCTGTAATTCGCCAGTTATAAAAACATTGGTAAATAAATGTTTCCTCTTTACGTGGCATACAGCATCACACCGTTTACCTTATTTTCAGTTTGTTATCCCTTTGTTCGGCACTAAATTCTTGCCTCTGTTGGTCATGTCGCAGTTTCAGGTTGTCCAGTTCTTCCAGTTTCTGAAGGAGCGTTAGTTTCATTTTGCTGTTCTCTAGCTTTAAATTTTCCTCTTGCTCGCGcactgcaaaacaaaaatcccttATTTAATAGTCCTTAAATACACAACTGAACGTCCCTTACCTAACTCCAACTCCTTGTTTGCACGAGCGAGTAAATACTTTTCATTCGATGCGCTTTGCAGATCCACTACGAGATGGCGGAGGCTCACTTCTTCCTCGGAATACTTTGAGATGAGAGATTGCTGCGATCTAATCTGTTCGTTCGATACCTTCAGCAACTCCTCTAAATGGCCACTTTTAACTAGTTCACGTTGTAATTCACGCTCCAACCCATCCAAACGGTCCTTCATTCGCTTGTATTCGTCCTTGGTGACGAACTCTACTGCCAAACTATTATCCACTATGGATAGTTGATTTAATTTGCTGTAATCGACCTCCAGCAAATGATCCTTATCTACCTCCTGGATGTTCTTCAAGAATATGTTATAAATATTTGTCGCCTCAGATTTCATGCGCATCAGCTCGCTTTCCAATTTTTCAATCTGATCACTGTCAAGCGAATCGAACGAATCGCCTTTGGCTGCATCAATCGCTTCGGGTTGCTTTAACTCGCTACCCCTCGTTGCCAGCTGCAGGCGTAGTTCGTGCAGAAGATTAAGGTGTTCGCTCTTGATCTGACGCAATGAGTTGTGCAGATTATCATTCTCCGCTTTAAGGAAGTCAACTTTCCTTTGGAGCGTACAGACTCCCGATTCGATGTCCCGCAACCGATCGACCGTCTGCACCAACAGTCGATCTTTCTCGTTCTCCGATGCATTGGTAATGTGCAGCATTTCGGTGTACAGCTTTTGCGTAACCTGTAGCTCATCCTGCACCCCCAAAAGTCGCTCATTTTCCACCCGCAGCTGTTCATTCTTCTCCATCAAACGGTCAATTTCTACCGCTTTCAGCAACACTTGTTCACTGAAATCAATCTGCTCCGGTTCTAGCCGTTCGATCGATTCCGAATTATCATCCTCGTTGCAGACATTGCCCGAGTCGTTAACGCTCTCGGTCGATTGAATGCTTTTACTTATCCTTCCGTTTGCATCTGCATCCACCACTATGGATAACCGTTCCTTCAACAGTAGCTCTCGTTCCCGAGCAGCAGCTAGCAGATCGTTCGACAGCCGCATTCCGCTGTGCCAACCCACCGACATCGGCCGTACGCTCAGTACGTTCAGCAGCTTTTCCAACGTATCTCTGTCGATCGTCAACCGGTCTGACATGGCATCGTACTCGCGGAGCTTTTCCAAAATCTCATGCATTCCTTCGCGTagattttcattttcctcTATTACGGTGATGTATTGTTGCTCTAGCTCCCGGATACGATGATGGTTAGCGTCCGTTTCCGCGGAGCGCGATGCCCCCTTCGGACGATCCTCGTCAAAGTTCATCTGTAGCTGCCCGACACACTTGTCGCAGTAACTGAAACTGTGCCGAAAAATGCACGCCTTGCAATGTTTCATACTGTCGTACACGTTGTATTGCTTCATGCACTTTTCACAGAACTTTATCGCTTGCACGTCGTCGATGGAAGCAACCAGATCGTCTACATCCGCCACACTTCCATTACCAGGAGATTGGGGCAGGGTTTTGCCCGTATCGGGGTCTGGAATGTCTGAATTATTAGTTTGTCTCTTTAAATTCTGCGCCAGAGCAGCCAATTGTCGCCTGAAatcatacaaaacaaacaaatgttgTGTAACAAGAGTGAAGCAGTAAAATGTTACGAAAGCAAATTACTTCAAATCGTTTTTCTCCAACTTTAGCTGCAATCTCATCTCTTCCGAAGCGCGCAACTTGAGAGCCAAACGCTCATTCACTTTGGcaattttcttctgtttggcCAATATGGAACTTGTAGCGACTACCTCATCGTCTTCTATGCCCAACCGTTTCCTGAaacaaaaagttaaaaaaatgaaatacttTTAAAAAAGCTCGCCCTCCTTGTCCATACCGTAAAACACCATTTTCTATCGCTATCTCGTTTGCTAGATTGATCTCCGATATTAGCTGACGAATTTGTTTGTCGCGCGAGTTCACCTTTTCCTGCAACCGGTGTACCTTCTTGAGTGCACTGGTCAAACCATCTTCGCCATTTTCATAGCGTCTCAGTGCCTCAATTGCTTCTACGGCTTGTTTTGATTTCACCCGATTATCATCCTCAACGTCGGCCAAGATTTCCTGCATCTCGCGACACCTTTCGTTAGCCTTTTCCAGCTGCATCCGGTACTCCTGGCAGCAGTGGCTTTCCTGACGCTTTTCCTGACTCGCACGCGCCTTCTCCTCGCTGATTCGGTTCATCACCTCCGTTGAGCGATGAATTTCTTTGGAAAGCGTTAATATCTTTTGCTCCAAATCGACAATTATTTCATCCTTCTGCTCGAGACGTTCCGCCATCAGCTTGTACTCCCTCCGTTCTGCCTCAATATCGATACCAGGAAATTGACTCAACAGATCATCGTAACGGTCCTTCAGCTCGTTCAACTCCTTTTCCCGTTGATCAATCTGGTCCTCCCATTCGGCGACCTGGTTCGTGTGCTCCGTTCTGGTCATGTTAAGCTGCTCCTGCAAATTTTCCTTCTCGTCACACACGCCCATCAGTTCACCTTCCATTTGTTGCAGCTTTTCGTTCAATTTACTGTTCAGCTCTTGCTGCTCGCTCCAGCGGGCCTGCAGCTCTTCGTACTGATGCGTTAGGGCCGTTATATTTAGCGTTGCATCGTTTAAGCTCACTTGCAGCCCATTAATCGTGTCGACCTGGAAACTATTTCGCTTTTCCAAATCGTCAATATCGCGCAAAAGGCGTTTAATGTGCTTGTTCTTCATGCTGATGTTATTGTACAGCTCCTGCTGTCTTTCAATTTCCGACAAAGCATCGGGCGAATCTTCACCCTCACTGCCGCCATGCAGTCCTTCGGCGAGCTTGGCCTGCAGCTTGGCATTCTCTTCCGTGACGTCTTTGAGCTTTGTCCGAAGGGTGTGGCGTTCCA encodes:
- the LOC121593780 gene encoding centrosomal protein cep290 — protein: MDWKHLLSLSPHNLDDVRKDGAALEIANLSTDVKLDSKSSKKLFRLAQVALRFRNEQVRQLKQTLVEGKDDFGSQERMKEWKRTIEKLELERHTLRTKLKDVTEENAKLQAKLAEGLHGGSEGEDSPDALSEIERQQELYNNISMKNKHIKRLLRDIDDLEKRNSFQVDTINGLQVSLNDATLNITALTHQYEELQARWSEQQELNSKLNEKLQQMEGELMGVCDEKENLQEQLNMTRTEHTNQVAEWEDQIDQREKELNELKDRYDDLLSQFPGIDIEAERREYKLMAERLEQKDEIIVDLEQKILTLSKEIHRSTEVMNRISEEKARASQEKRQESHCCQEYRMQLEKANERCREMQEILADVEDDNRVKSKQAVEAIEALRRYENGEDGLTSALKKVHRLQEKVNSRDKQIRQLISEINLANEIAIENGVLRKRLGIEDDEVVATSSILAKQKKIAKVNERLALKLRASEEMRLQLKLEKNDLKRQLAALAQNLKRQTNNSDIPDPDTGKTLPQSPGNGSVADVDDLVASIDDVQAIKFCEKCMKQYNVYDSMKHCKACIFRHSFSYCDKCVGQLQMNFDEDRPKGASRSAETDANHHRIRELEQQYITVIEENENLREGMHEILEKLREYDAMSDRLTIDRDTLEKLLNVLSVRPMSVGWHSGMRLSNDLLAAARERELLLKERLSIVVDADANGRISKSIQSTESVNDSGNVCNEDDNSESIERLEPEQIDFSEQVLLKAVEIDRLMEKNEQLRVENERLLGVQDELQVTQKLYTEMLHITNASENEKDRLLVQTVDRLRDIESGVCTLQRKVDFLKAENDNLHNSLRQIKSEHLNLLHELRLQLATRGSELKQPEAIDAAKGDSFDSLDSDQIEKLESELMRMKSEATNIYNIFLKNIQEVDKDHLLEVDYSKLNQLSIVDNSLAVEFVTKDEYKRMKDRLDGLERELQRELVKSGHLEELLKVSNEQIRSQQSLISKYSEEEVSLRHLVVDLQSASNEKYLLARANKELELVREQEENLKLENSKMKLTLLQKLEELDNLKLRHDQQRQEFSAEQRDNKLKIRFLKKSLQLLTIGHHSYLPTSAIPEFVKMYTKALELRESLTEEQRKYQHQMRNEEYERIFAKLKDNLEGNQIQDKINLIKYESQSEYLTRQLILCQEQVDQLQRENKQLRMKEIDYTRHWDTLELLFGEEAQRSRQDRDKYFDKAVQVAVETSSKCINTIPIIEDTLGEGPRRCSSGDTISDFDGRSEHSQTGAQINEQMAVTVQTVAQRSLESQLKQAMMLASTRSALLLEAESRLSECQGRIKLLEKSLEEKESLLKEQAQSPSVAKQDRVEDSILSTTIGSLQNLLLEKDTTLSRYQELLKSERNEHSLVYDENMAQIRNLKKTIDDLEQKLYEKQKECDNIATQLNDMNRLKALQESVPEKPSSAEDEAATGSSDAGAIVYTDKIIENIYEIDEKKELEIQDLNVRVKMLERNVQELENEQKRLQLQLREANAREKKSEKLLREKEMELVSLNDRLTKETQDLREFTETIASAQEIEQLKEMLEEKDRHIQDLTETLSQFHEDQRSFMNDTSLHSAEQVSQLSADLNRSEASNRVLKTQIEALKRQIVSIQQREKQSRDLVKTLKNQLIKRPVIAMKADRMSTPREDQLARRVQQLETELLDTKDELRKQTTINENRRAKTAAELDLWNKQKRWQQMAERLKVQLKEREVELEKLKVHFSTAKTTIARLERDRTRLNSAGTGSGAPASLLDNKYQPSGSPDQYCSTDSTESEDTSTITTQMFTQNSKEIIEALKSRIESQQRRIIAMELDRKGSNTVAHELEKMQEKLCNMEAQNVRLEAKTLQLQLDNDMLRQSDESERLKRQIKHLEEYVIALKEEIAKATAGCPESINFENLCVRCSRRSGTNDLAERNANLEQTVLTLKRMIEKLRAENKHLKEHRNRERAASAESLANPPNETIAKELYDRLKKEHEKLQQNLTDALNKVSVQQVEIELLSSVTCTRCKVSAGATGSGGPNRADPATGTDEELRDKLEKKSQLLEKAKILLQRAAAKERYLKEQIDLLRRKCSDLQNVPVIDEISE